The following are from one region of the Nicotiana tomentosiformis chromosome 7, ASM39032v3, whole genome shotgun sequence genome:
- the LOC104102845 gene encoding cytochrome b-c1 complex subunit 6-like, which produces MSDEEVVDQKKTLEETCKPKCVRQLREYQACAKRIEGDESGHKHCTGQYFDYWQCIDKCVAVKLFDQLK; this is translated from the exons GTCGGACGAGGAAGTCGTTGACCAAAAGAAGACACTAGAAGAGACTTGCAAGCCGAAGTGTGTAAGGCAACTTAGGGAATATCAG GCTTGTGCTAAAAGGATAGAAGGTGATGAATCTGGGCACAAGCATTGCACTGGACAGTATTTTGATTATTGGCAGTGTATTGACAAATGT GTTGCGGTGAAGCTATTTGACCAGCTCAAGTAG